A section of the Saccharopolyspora gregorii genome encodes:
- a CDS encoding BCCT family transporter yields MGKPRTDWTVFGVTAAIMFILVAWGSVGTESLSGFAESALEWLVTNTGWGFVLAATGFVIFALFLAFSRYGRIPLGADGEKPEFRTISWIAMMFSAGMGIGLMFYGVSEPLTHFMTPPPGTVEGGTDAAVGTAMATSLFHWTLHPWAIYAVVGLAIAYSSFRRGRKQLISAVFMPLIGKRNAEGPIGKLIDILALFATLFGSAASLGLGTLQIQSGMQAAGWIGQTSTVLLVLIIVVLTICFIASAVSGVSKGIQWLSNINMVLAAVLAVFVFVAGPTVLILNLLPTSLGAYISDFGEMASRAGATGGDEMHSWLSSWTVFYWAWWISWTPFVGMFIARISRGRTIRQFIGGVLLVPSVVSLIWFAIFGGAAIDTGKADPAIVNGGAEAQTFTVLEHLPLALVTSVLVMILVAIFFVSGADAASVVMGTLSQRGSIEPSRWVVIFWGAATGAVAAIMLVIGGGEDDALSGIQNLTFMGALPFAIVMVLLCVALTKDLRSDEMTLRDEKGAEVLEQAVIAGTEEHDGEFQLVTTPAETEEDGAEGGSGESAAKPGAATT; encoded by the coding sequence ATCGGCAAGCCGAGGACGGACTGGACCGTCTTCGGAGTCACCGCCGCCATCATGTTCATCCTGGTGGCGTGGGGGTCGGTGGGCACCGAGTCGCTGAGCGGCTTCGCCGAGAGCGCGCTGGAGTGGCTGGTCACCAACACCGGCTGGGGCTTCGTCCTCGCCGCCACGGGCTTCGTCATCTTCGCCCTGTTCCTGGCGTTCAGCCGGTACGGGCGCATCCCGCTGGGTGCTGACGGCGAGAAGCCGGAGTTCAGGACGATCTCCTGGATCGCCATGATGTTCAGCGCCGGCATGGGCATCGGCCTGATGTTCTACGGCGTCAGCGAACCGCTGACGCACTTCATGACCCCGCCCCCCGGCACCGTCGAAGGCGGTACCGACGCGGCGGTGGGCACCGCGATGGCGACCTCGCTGTTCCACTGGACCCTGCACCCGTGGGCGATCTACGCGGTGGTCGGGCTGGCGATCGCGTACAGCAGCTTCCGCCGCGGTCGCAAGCAGCTGATCAGCGCGGTGTTCATGCCGCTGATCGGCAAGCGCAACGCCGAGGGCCCGATCGGCAAGCTGATCGACATCCTGGCGCTGTTCGCCACGCTGTTCGGCTCGGCCGCCTCGCTGGGCCTGGGCACGCTGCAGATCCAGTCGGGCATGCAGGCCGCGGGCTGGATCGGGCAGACCAGCACCGTGCTGCTGGTGCTGATCATCGTCGTGCTGACGATCTGCTTCATCGCCTCCGCGGTGTCCGGCGTCTCCAAGGGCATCCAGTGGCTGTCGAACATCAACATGGTGCTCGCGGCGGTGCTGGCGGTCTTCGTGTTCGTGGCCGGCCCGACCGTGCTGATCCTGAACCTGCTGCCGACCTCGCTGGGCGCGTACATCAGCGACTTCGGCGAGATGGCCTCCCGCGCCGGTGCGACCGGTGGCGACGAGATGCACTCGTGGCTGTCCAGCTGGACGGTCTTCTACTGGGCGTGGTGGATCTCCTGGACGCCCTTCGTCGGCATGTTCATCGCCCGGATCAGCCGCGGCCGCACGATCCGCCAGTTCATCGGCGGCGTGCTGCTGGTGCCGAGCGTGGTGAGCCTCATCTGGTTCGCGATCTTCGGCGGTGCCGCGATCGACACCGGCAAGGCCGACCCGGCCATCGTCAACGGCGGCGCCGAGGCGCAGACCTTCACGGTGCTGGAGCACCTGCCGCTGGCGCTGGTCACCTCGGTGCTGGTGATGATCCTGGTCGCGATCTTCTTCGTGTCCGGTGCCGACGCCGCCTCGGTGGTCATGGGCACCCTCTCGCAGCGCGGCTCGATCGAGCCGAGCCGCTGGGTGGTCATCTTCTGGGGTGCCGCGACCGGTGCGGTCGCCGCGATCATGCTGGTGATCGGCGGTGGCGAGGACGACGCCCTCTCGGGCATCCAGAACCTGACGTTCATGGGTGCGCTGCCGTTCGCGATCGTCATGGTGCTGCTGTGCGTGGCGCTCACCAAGGACCTGCGCAGCGATGAGATGACGCTGCGGGACGAGAAGGGCGCCGAGGTCCTGGAGCAGGCCGTCATCGCCGGTACCGAGGAGCACGACGGCGAGTTCCAGCTCGTCACGACTCCTGCGGAGACCGAGGAGGACGGCGCCGAGGGCGGCTCGGGCGAGTCGGCGGCGAAACCGGGGGCGGCCACCACGTGA